Part of the Quercus lobata isolate SW786 chromosome 6, ValleyOak3.0 Primary Assembly, whole genome shotgun sequence genome, TGGATAATTAGAGCGTATCTCTAACATTAATCGCACTTTCGAACATACTCTTGTGCAGCTTGCTACATACTTGGCCACCAATACTTCTAGGTGAGGGCTCTATGAGGAAAAAAACCTTCTTTCAGTATGACTTCCATAAATTCCCTTATGCAACTCCTCCAACAAGGGCTCCACAGCCTTTGGATGAACGCACAGTAAATACGGTCCCGAGTTGGAGCGTTTATACAAGTTTTGCTCCTCTAAAAGCCAATACCATGAGGCCTTCCTATGTATCTTCTCAGCCTCACCTCTATCTTTGGGCAATAAACCTTGCTTTAAGAATGAAACCAAAGGGTCcatccaactcaacccaacttGTATACTATGCACTCTAACAGAAAGCTGATCATCATGGCTGGGAGCTACCAAATCCTTTACAATTATGACCCGAGGTAGGCCTAATTCTGAAGAAGTGGCCAGCATAACCAACGAATTTGCATAGGAGTTCTGTCCTCTCAGGATTTTCCTTAAGGCGAAACTTTTAAAACAAGATTGGGCACGCTTGAACTTGATGAGATACCCTTGCATTCGTTGATCTCTAGCCTCAAATTCTCCATTGACTAGCCCAACCACTAAGCGTGAATCCGAATATATTTCTATAACTTCTCCTCCAAGCCTGCCAACCATCGCCATCCCAGCCAATAAAGTTTCATATTCAGCTTCATTGTTTGCAGCTAGAAAGCCTAACCGGAAGGACCTCTCCACTACTAGCTTCTCGAGGGTCACTAGCACAATCCCCACTCTGGAGCCTTTTTGGTTTGCCGCTCCATTCGTGTATACCTCCAAAGTTGTGGTAAAAGAGGTCGAAGCCACCAAAACACTTGGTCCTAGCCTATCGTCTCCCACAACATCCTCAGTAAACTCTGCAACGAAGTCTGCCAAAACTTGCCCCTTTACAACAATACAAGGCAAGTATTTAACATCGAAGGCCTCGAGCATGGTCCCCTATTTAGCAATCCTACCCGTATAACTAGACTTCCGTAACAATGCCTGTAAAGGAAGCTGTGTGAGTACCATAACAGTATGTGCCTGAAAATAATAAGGAAGCTTCCTCGTAGCATGTATAATGGCTAATATTGCTTTCTCTAAGGGCCAGTAGCAGGTCTCTACCTCCTACAAGGATTTGCTAACATAATAGACAGACTTCTACACTCTATTCTCTGTTCTAACCAAAACCAAACTTACTGCATGATCAGTGACTACTATGTAAGCGTATAATACTTCCTCCTTCTCGAGTCGAGAGAGAACAGGAGGATGTGACAAGTAACCTTCAACTCTTCAAAGGCTACTACACACTCCTTGGTCCATTCAAAGTTCTTCAACTTATAAAGGAGCTAGAAGAATGGCCGACATCAATCTATTGATCGAGAAATGAACATAATCAAAGCAGTTGTCATCCCTGTTAGCTTTTGTACTTCCTTGGGGTTCCGAGGAGGATGCAAGTCTTTAATAGCCTTGATTTGGTCAAGATTAACCTCTATTCCTTGGTGTGTAATCATGTAGCCCAAGAATTTTCTCGAGCTGACGCCGAAAGAGCACTTAGATGCATTTAGACACAATCTATGTCTCATAAGCATCAAGAATACATCTTTTAGGTCTTTCAAGTCTCTGAGACCTacttgctttttaccaccatatcattAATGTATGCCTTAACATTCCTCCTAATTTGCACTTCAAACATTCATGTCACCATTCTTTGATATGTAGAACCAGTATTATTTAGACCAAAAGACATCACCCGATAGTGATAATTGCCCGTGGGAGTTCAGAAGGCAATCTTTTCTTGGTCAAATAACACCAAAGGTATCTGATGATATCCCTGAAAAgtatccaagaagctcatccgaggatgtcCAACCGTCACATCCACCAATTGGTCAATCCAAGGAATAGGGGAAAGGTCCTTTGGGTAAACTTTATTCAAATCCATGAAATCTACACATATACCCGCCACttcccatttttcttcttcaccactacAGTATTAGCCAACCATTTAAGATAAAAGATTTCCTTGATTGCCCCAACCTGCCTCGGCGTGCTCTTTCTAAAAGCGTTGGGGTGGTTGTCTAGTTGGTATAGCACCAGGATTTACATTCAGCCGATGACATATAAACTCAAGGTCAATCCCTGACACATCATAAGTactccatgcaaagacatccTCATTATTCCTCAAAAGCTCTACTAGCTTTGTTTTCTCCATAGGGGGTAACTGAGCCCCAACCTGAAAGTACCTGTCTTCATCCTGACTGATCATAACCCTTTCCAACTCTTCCGATAGTAATCCTTGTGACTCAGTCCCAAGTTCAACCTCGGGACCAGTTAGTTGTTATGGGGCCTACTCCTTCTCGACTAGAGCTTAATCCAGTGAGTGTTGCCTAACAGTAGCCACCAAACATTGTTTAGCCACTGCCTAACTTCCAACTAACTCTTCAACTCATCCCTACGTGGGATACCTATGTGGGATGCTTGACCCTTAAGTGTAGGGTAGCGAACACTATCCCTGTAGCATAAAGCCAAGGCCTTACCAAAATAGTAGTATAAGGGGAATAGGCTTCTACCACAATAAAGTTGACTTACACCTCCTCGTCCCCAGCTTGCATAGGTAGTCTAATCATTCCGCGAGGGATTACCATTCTTCCATCAAATCCGACTAAGGGTGAATCATATTTCTCCAAATCTTCAAGTTTGAGATTCAACCGTTTATACAAATCCGGGTACATAATCTTAACTCCACTTCCCTAGTCCACAAGGTCCTTTTTCACATCATACCCCCCGATCCGAAGGGTTACCACTAGTGCATCATCATGGCGTTGGAATGCTCCCACTTTATCCTCCTTTGAGAAACCCAAGGTTGGTGATGCCACCATTTTAGCCCTTTTAGACACTTGAGCTTGATCCCCCAGTTTTGAGTTTGAAGTTACAGACATAACTCCCGAGTATGAATCAACATCACCCCTCGGTGTGGTAAAAATCTCGTTAATTGTACCCAGGGCTGGCCGAGGAGCCCCGTCTTTCTGATACCCAGCCCCGGGCTGTCCTACCTATCCTGCGGGCTGATGCAGAAACTGCTTTAACTTCCTTGCCTTCACCAATTGACCCAAGTGGTCACGTAAAGTTCTGCAATCCTCAATTGTATGTCCTCTTTCTTGATGGTAGTGGAAGTAAAGACTTTGGTTTCGCTTAGATGGGTCTTCACCCATCTTATTGGGCCATTTGAAGTATGgttcattctttattttctcgAGGATTTGATAAACTAATTCCTTAAACACCGAGCTGACCATTTGCGTACTAGCTCTTGATGATTGGTTAGAAAAATCCCTCCTAGATCGATTATGATTATATCCTCCTGCCCAAGGATCCCTTTTTTCAAGGAAGACTTTGGCCTTACCCTTTCCTTGGGTTTGATCTTCCTTGACCCGTTTATGCTCATCAATGTGATCCATAAGTTAACGCATACTACAAGCAAGTTTCATTGTCAATGACTTCCTCAAATCATCCTCTTGTAAGCCCACCTTAAAAGTCCTTATGACCACATCTTCAAAATCCCCATTTATTTCATTAAATGTttcccaatatctatccgagtaGGTCTTAAGAGTTTCCCCCTCCCTCATTGCCATGGACAGTAGAGAATCCAAGGGTTTAGGAACTCTTCTACACGTTACAAACCTTGCTCCAAACGCTTGGGTCAACTCTTCAAAAGATCTTATTGAACCCTCCTCCAATGCATCGAACCATCGCATAGCCATAAGCTCAAGGCTAGAAGGGAATACCTTGCACATAAGAGCCTCATTCTTGGAATGAACAGCCATCCTTTAGTTGAAATGGCTCATATGCTCCACAGGGTCAGTTCTCCCATTATAAATGGTAAACGTAGGCTATGTAAAGTGATAAGGCAACTTGGCTCTATCAATTCTCCTTACGAAGGGTGCCTATAAGATTTAGTGAAGGACCTTGCTCATTGCATCATTCCATATATTCTGAGGGGATGAACTTTCTCCCCACTTCTTCCTAAGCTTTTCTAACTTATCTGAATGTGAGGATGTGGAGAAAGATTCACTGGGAGGGGTCCTGGATCTCCGTCGATAGGATCGGTCCCTTTTTTCCTCGAATCCTTCACTTGATGGGGGTGTAGAATTTCCCCTGTCACGTTCCCTTCAACGCAACTTTTTGCGCAAATGATCAATCTCCAACCTCAAATTCCACGTTTCTTGCTCATGTGAAACATGGCTCCCAATTCTTGAATGACTCCTCTCAGTGCGTTCTGTAAGTTGCGTTTCCACTTTAACACTAGGTGTGGGATTGTACTCCCTATCCCTCCTTTGCTCCAAATTATTGAAGTGATCCTCACGCTGAGAACCGACAAATTCTTCCCTATTGTGCTGTAGGTTAGCCATAACTTAGGAAAACTACAAGTAGATTtctcacagacggcgccaattgtaagtaCTAGGAAATTGATGGCACAAGCCCACTAAGAACAGTAGTGCCTTGTCCTTCAAACCAAGCCCAAATAATAGAATTTCTACAGAGAGTGGGAAAACAGTTCTAGTGTAATTTTGGGCTAAGTTCAGGTCTAAGGCTGAAGAACTAAAAGTAACATAAAAGACAATTCAAGTAGTAATTGAGAATAATGTTGTCCTCGGGTAAGTCTGAGGTTTTGTTCTTATATATGATTGATACAAGTTCTATACTAGGTAATGCACTATTCACTTTCTTGCTTGTTTAATTCTTAAGGAATAATGTCCATCTTTTTAACTGGGAGGTTTCTCTCCCTTATATACCCTTCTTCTTTGCATCCTAGCCCTTTACCTGTATGCCTCAAGGCTTTTCTTAGAACACTTGTCCCATCAAAGTTCTGTTAAAAGTGGTAGAAAGAGTTGCTAGCTGTGAAACTACTGTTTATgtgtcatttcctcattaatacAGCTAATAAGGTTGTTGCAGTACATTCAATGTGGAGGGGGAAGGTATACCTTTACAGGAAGCTCCCTCTCATCGTCTTGCCTCTTTCCATGGTTCCTCTAAGTAGGTTCTCATACAACGCTATCTCACACTCCTTCACTTCTCGGGTCGATGAAGTCCTTGGGTCAAATACAATTTTGCAAGTGGAATCGTGTGTGCTACTTTCATATTCAATCATTTTCGGTCCTCAGACACcctacatacatacatacatatatatatatatatatatatatgtacacacacACCAAAGTATACATCACATGatattatatcatatcaaatcattaattcaaaattacttaattaatatcatgattaaataatataaatatataacatgtCACATGAGTatattaatgaagaaaaaaaatcatgtcataTGTGACTATGTGagtaaaataaacaagaaaaacacatttcaaagaaaaataataataaaatgttatatGTAATTCATCCCTATTACCGCACAGCTCCTTTATGACCAAAATGCACTGCCATACCAATATACCATCATATATACATATGCAAGTACACCTAATAGTCCGGCTTTGATGGACTTCCAGTTTCCTCAGGGAGATCATAAATGATAACCAAATTAACCTTTTGTTCATCAAGGACTTGGGCGAGGTGGTGAGTTGAAATAAGAATTTGTCAAACTATCTTCAAACTCTTTGATTATCTATCTGTGTTCTGGTCTCTGAGCTTCTTAAATGGTAGTAACTGCATAACTATACTCAACAAAAGCCTTATGTAACATGCTGGCATGATTTCTGTTTCGTACAAATATAATTGTCTGCCTGATGAAATTATATCataatttaataattctttaATTAATCACTTGAATTTTGGCAAGTTCACCTTATACTATTCTAAAGCCTCTAAAAGATATTTActtatccaaaacaaaaaccaaaaaaaaaaaaacaaaaaacaaaaaaaaaaaaccctctaaaAGATAGTTTCCGTCTTTACAAGAAGCTGATTGTAATATTGATCCATATCTAGGATGTGAATTTTTTGACCACATcaaatttccatttttatttagCTTTCTGCTTAATGTGTATTAATTAATTGCTAGGCTTGATGGTACGAAACTGCAATATCATGGACGCCTCATGATGAAGCTTTTAGAATGTTGCTTCATTTATTTAAAAGGTGCTGGTTTATGAGCACTTTATTAATTTGTATCAAATACGATTGATTACAACATCAATCCTTTGACTTGTGGACTTTGCATTGTTATTATACATTATAAAAAGAGATTAATCTATTAGATCGGTACAAAACATGGATGGTACATGATCTATTAAATGCAGCTACCACAACCCCACTGTTATATTTTCTTGtactattatatataaacattCTTTACATGGATAAAAGCTGACTGTTAACCTTTGATATGTTCCCATCTGTGGAACCTCAAAATAAGTGAACTCAAGTAGAGAATGATCTGCCGTGGCATGGATTGGACAATTCTTCTTAATCCAGAACCCACAAGAAAAACACTACTTTCATTGCTTTGTTCTGGTACCATTTGATCCAATCTTCTATTCAGTGCTCCTATCTCATCCAAAATCCGCTGAACATTCTTGAAATTCTTAATCTGCGAATCCATTTGAATCTGCAGGCTACAAAGAGAACCATCCAATTCAAGTAGCTTCTTGGAGTACCTGTACTTCTTGTAGTAGTTCCACCAAGAAACCTTCGAGCACTTACCAACAAGCTGCTTTGCTTTAATTAACTGTTGGATCAACATATGTAGTTCATCCATTAAAGCATTTTCTGGGTCTTGGTCTAAATGGTAAACCTCATTTATGGTTGAATTTGCAGAAACAATCGTGGTTTCAAGGTGTTTGAGAatggatttgaatttaaaaactCTACCTGTAACATGCAAAACTCCCTGGGCTGCATTTCCAATAACTGCCTCCCCAATACATCCTGTTACAGCTTCCATTTGTGAACTTTTTTTTGCAAACAAAAAGTACCCACAATCATTTCTTTGCTACAAAAACCACATTTATAACAGGAAAGTGGAAGTAATTTAAGAAGTTTCTTcgttttttcatttgatatatGCTTGTATTATGAAACATCTTACAGTATGAACTGACTTGAACTTGGTCTTAACTCTTTAACTATATTTCTCTTTGAAATTTCCTGGATTGTATTACATACTTATGGTTAGAGTCGGAGCCAAAACTTGGAGTTGGGGGCAAAAGTacgtacattttttttttactccaaaTAGTCATTCATCTAAAAGAGAAATActatgtctataatattttctcaaGAAATTGTAAATGGcaagttattattagttgttatgagtaggtaaaaaagtaatttaagttgtggattcaaattagaaccaataacaacttatcgcATATGATTTGTTATGACAATGTTGTcgacatagcatttctcaatttataaagttaagtttttttttttgggtgtcttGTGTATATGTGCGTGAGCGTTCACTTAGACTAGTTAGAACTAGtttaggaattttttattttattttattttttgtttgtgtcttggggtgggtttgttttgggtgtTGTTTAGGCTTAAGTTTATTATTGGTAAATTTTTCTATTGGGcttgttaaatttatttcaaattctagatcaataaaattttatatagcctttaaaaagatcaataatattgttgaggGGACAAAGTGcaaatttattgaaacaaattactaaaattaatatatatatatatatatatatactaaaaaaaaattgaaaaaattggaGGGCCACTGCCCCCAAGTCCAAGTATAGTTCCGTCATTGCTCACGGTACAACTACATAACTTAGGAAATAAGGATTTGAGTAGCTACAACTGGCGTGGCCAGGTGCAAAATCTAGAAGTGCCACTTAATAAGATTTTCCTATCTAGATAAACTCATTGTCTGGAAGGGAAGGTTCCCAAACATTATGACAGAAATAAGAGGAGCTTGACGAAGTTTGATTTCAACTCATTACGAAACAGCGGGGAAGGAattaaagtttagaaaaaaCGTCAACTTTGTTTCGGTTTCCACACGTTGATCTATCATTTTTCAAGGACAAAAGGCGGCTCAAGTTCTTGCTAGTGTAAAGCGTGTTCTGGTACAGGTCAAAATAACTCATTCGCTACTACTAGTGTAATTAGTAATTACCCTACAATTTCAGACACTCTTTTTTCCATTAAGGTTGGAGCGTTTGGGTCAATTTTCTGGAGAGGGTTGGGCTCATATCTTTTTCGGCCACAAGACTCCAGATTGGAATTTGGGTTGTTGTTAACTTTCTCCACCTTAATCCTTCTCCAATAAACGCTATTAGGCCCACGGGGTTCAGAAACCCAGCCCATCTCAGTTTCATAAATCATAGCTATTGGGGGcccatgaaaaaataaaaaataaaaacaacaaaattgaacCCGACGTGAATCGAACACGCAACCTTCTGATCTGGAGTCAGACGCGCTACCATTGCGCCACGGATCCGTTCGTTTATTATCTCgcatataataaatattattatactAAACTattcattttccaaattttttttgtgaactCAACGGTGCGTAACAAGTTTGAACTGAACATTGGATGTAACCACTACCTTAAGAGATTACCTATGTAAAGAAGTGTTAGCAGATCGGAGAAAGTCCCCACATATGAGAGTAACAACtattaggattagtgcccttaaatcctattgtatgatacTATGTACGttattatatatgatattatgtatgacttaatgttgtaattaataaagttgttttattattatctaaaataatggtaacatgaatattcggacattatcatatagcccatgagatgcatagtatgtgatttatatgaaaagtcacagaagatataaatcacaagttctttataaactcagaattttagttcataaTCGGTGATGAAATTTGGCacttcatctgcgaagactataacatatcaactaagatgatttgtcttgatcatggaagtggagacttctagttgatatgttgatatgttttaagagttaagacatattgaattaGACCGctgtaatatttattattctcttaacaactgtcaaatgaataataaatctcatgacttctatttaTATGAACTTTTAATCTTGAGAGAACAATTGACCTAATCATGGAGTGtaggttgttttgatatatcaggagtgagatctaaagtaatggtcaaaacctcaatatgttGGGCAGCTACATTTGGTGTTAATGgaatatatattctcaagatggaattcataatctcttaatggagatataaaatattcccttgagataagtttaatgggttcagTTATTCAGAAAGTTAGGCCTAATCACTTtggtaagaaattactaaagtatatatatttatgaaattagatttcataaatatatgatgaataactttaaagaattaaaccgggtactcaaagattaagatgtagtaatctacaaagtggcagtcttcattcatgactttgtattactatgaatattttatgaatgagttgcatgtataataaagtcttaagatataatttattaataaggcctaaaatgcaattatatttatatagcggtattaaatataattaatggtaactttggacttgtcaagtgTTGACAGAAAAGCTCAAGACCCATTGGAGCTAACAGGTCCCTTTTgatcccactccaagccacacactaaagcccaattggaaaggcctAATAGGccagcccaattagataatcagttagttataaagggagaaacatacaaaaatttattttaagaaagacatcattgtgaaatggtgtgtatgtgtgagtgaagtcACTCGATTATTCTCCCTTAGAAACTAATTGAGATAACACACTTCTTGGGTgtaaagtggaattggagtgaaaattaaaagtgttctcaagtacttctaatcttttgttttgaatttcaccgcaccaaggtacgttatcttgttcttaaattctgaaatttacatagtgcatgttatcaattatgaatgaaatagatccatgtttgttgcttccgctgtgtgttttgtatgagatacaaaaccagatttaccaacaacaacaaaccaGCAACAGTTCTTACAAAGGCAAACCAGTCTCTCTCCGCACTCACTCGAAACATCCATCGAATTCCTTCTTCAATCTATGCTCTAATCCCATTCACCATTTCAATAGTTGATTCTTCTGAAATTTCCAGCCACAACATGTTTGGCACATCTCTGAATCCAAAATAATCAACTATGATCCTCCATATcccattccaaaaaaaaaataaaaataaaaaagaaaaagaagaagaagtgaatGTTGGAGGGCCTTACTTGCCAAAGAAGCTTAAGAATATTGCCCCAAAGGAACATTGAAGTAACAATGAACATGGCTGCCCATGAAATAACTGTGAGGAAGCTGAATTGATAGACTTCCAACAACACCCATGTTGTTGTTGAAATTAAGAGAACCGCCATACTTTGCTCCTTTCTCTTCCATTGGAATGTATCTCTCAGAGCGTCTATGTCAAAACAGAATGACTAATTAAGAAGGACAAATAAGAGTACGTAAAAGCTTAATGCCTTAGCTATGCAATGTAATCACCTGAATTGGGCAATGAAGATTGTGTTATACTAGACATAGCTAAAGATTGAAATGAAGCTGAAGATtaattaacttctttttttcccttcacttTACGGTCAGAGCTGAAGATGAAGATGGGAAGTAGGTGCtgtttttgagttatttttttctgGTTTGGAATTTTGTACGATTGATTTCTCGGTGAAGTGTTGGTAAGAGATTCAGAGTGGGTTTTTAGGCTTACACTTGAGGACTAAAAGAAAACGTATGTAGAAGCCATGCACTACTTGTGACGCCTTAAGCCAGTCAGACAGAGCACGCACGCAACAGCACTTTGTGCATGTGTAAGTGTGTAGCTATTTCAAGTTTGGAATAACATGTGCTTAATCGGTGCTTTTTCTACAACCtcattatctttctttctttttttatttttattttttttaatttttttacaatgaGCATCTTCGgattgacccaaaaaaaaacttcttctGAACACACATTTCCTACTGTTTCACACTTGAACTATTTATGGAGGCGAATTCTAGTCGCCTTTACAACATTAACAAGAAGGTACACCAATTATGTTAGAAAGTGGTAGTCttacattaaaatataaaaataagtaagaAGGCCTGGGGTGTCACTTGCATATTAATGCTAAGatcataatttttgtcacaatttggTCATGTAGCAAGTCATAAATTGTGAAATAAAAGTGACAGACCCATGAAAgcaagttgtggcaaaagttgtACCCCTAGCATTTTCCATCACTTGCATAACCCATTTAATCAACCATTCGTGGTCAATACAACTTATTTGATAAATAAGTCAAGTAGTCAGGTGAACATGTTTACTAAGACAAATAACTTTTTAGCAATTCTCATATTTTATAAAACATATAAGTCTACAACTAGACTCCAAACAAAGTCACCAACATTTAAAATTAACTTTCAAGTGAACGAGTTAAACAAGTTCAAACATGTTTCATATGTCAAATGCTAATTGACTTGTTTATCAAAAAGGTAAATTCGGGTCGATTTGAATTTAATATGAAACAGTTAAGTTTAAACTCTAAAATTCTAATATCATGTCATATTCATGAATTTTATCAAATATAAGAGACAATATTTCATGCGCTCGGCGCATATAAAAGttttttcaaatattgccaCCCTTACGTGGCATTACTCTTGTCTGTGAGGCCATATACACTGGATATTGTTCCATTAATTATATcttgagtttgaatttttgtattgaTGTACAAACTTTATGAATTTTGTTCAATGAACGAGTTTCATTTTCCTTTACACATTAATTGGAATCTTTGTTCTATCTTTTACCTTATATATCGTATATTGCTTACATTCTATTGAACAACGATTTTATTTCATCAATATGAAACATAATTAAATGTgaatggtcaaaataaaaattataaaatgtaaagagtaaaaataaaaacaagttaaaaCTTTAAGTGCCAAAAGtgtattttagtttatataatttgattttgagactCCTTAATTATTTGGTTTAGTGGTTTTGTTATGTTGTATTACAGTTTAAATATGGATCTTTGGAAGGAAAAAGTTTGGCTCAAAACCAGTTTGTAACTATCTAGCTCTAACCAACTATGTGGTAGTTGACCATTCATGTGAAATTTTAATCACGTGacttttttaataagttatatGACTTGTTTAACTAATACATAtagatagttttataaattgttgTGGATGCCTTTTTGCATTATTGGGCTAAGCCTTTTTATAGAGGGTAGGGAAGTTGGGCTTGGCTCTCTTCGCGGGATTTTCCTAGAACCATTCTATGCACAAGACCAAACACTCCAAAcaaagagaaatatatatacgtatatgtatatgtatatagtaATAGCAGAATAACTGTTAGTCCGAGAATGTTAGcagcaaaaataaatagtaataccaacaaacataataacaaaaagtaaaagtgTTCTTCATAGAATAATACTAAAAAGAACCCAAACTTCAACTTACTTAACCTTATTACCCTACAAGGCCATAAAGTTATGTAATTTGGAGAATGGGTCAAAATAGCTATCCCCTTGATTGAGATGACAAAAAGTATGGATTTGTATGAGGGAGGGAAAAAGTTGTCTAGTGATGCATGTTAGGTCTATCATGTATACTCTACTTTCTCAACTCTCTATTCTCTTTTACgttttactttcttttcctctttctctcttctttcacttTCAACGCACTATTCTAATTCTCTTGGGTATTGTGTTCTCCACGCCATTGTTGATGTTTCTCTCCGTTCTTTCATCCTTTTCATTGTGTTCTCTCATTCTTGTTGTCATCCCTTTTCTCATGATTGTTGTCTGTTCCATATTCATGGGTGCTGTTCCTTTTATACCCAAGATCAATCCTAAGTGATTTTCCCTTTTTGCCCTTACTTTCAGCAACTATTTTGTTTGCTGTAGGCATTCAGCCCACACTTACTACGTATGATTCTAGCCGTATGCAAATGGGTTCACTCCCACTATCTTCTGGCCACTTGTAATGGGTTTAGTCCCACTACTTGCTTAGTGATGAATTTCTTTCCACTTTTGGGCAAAAGCCAATCCTGCCACAATAccactatctctctctttctc contains:
- the LOC115993588 gene encoding reticulon-like protein B13 produces the protein MSSITQSSLPNSDALRDTFQWKRKEQSMAVLLISTTTWVLLEVYQFSFLTVISWAAMFIVTSMFLWGNILKLLWQRCAKHVVAGNFRRINY